From the Burkholderia glumae LMG 2196 = ATCC 33617 genome, one window contains:
- a CDS encoding nuclear transport factor 2 family protein: MPRFARLFEAAADTLNAYYQAVADANLDALMVLWIDEDFASCIWSDGAHLHGLEQIRSGFGQRLSSQPVTIEPLDIRVYDSLGTVVYTVAEAHQYADPAADPGMVFATYVMIHERGEWRIAHIHASPIPEQAATQFAAKIRHGQGPLH; encoded by the coding sequence ATGCCACGTTTTGCCCGCCTCTTCGAAGCTGCCGCCGATACGCTGAACGCCTACTACCAGGCGGTCGCCGACGCGAACCTCGACGCCCTGATGGTCCTGTGGATCGACGAGGATTTCGCGAGCTGCATCTGGTCCGACGGTGCGCATCTGCACGGCCTCGAACAGATCCGCAGCGGCTTCGGGCAACGCCTCTCGTCGCAGCCGGTCACGATCGAGCCGCTCGACATCCGCGTCTACGACAGCCTCGGCACGGTGGTCTACACGGTGGCCGAGGCGCACCAGTACGCGGACCCGGCCGCCGATCCGGGCATGGTGTTCGCGACCTACGTGATGATCCACGAGCGCGGCGAATGGCGGATCGCCCACATCCATGCGAGCCCGATCCCGGAGCAGGCGGCCACCCAGTTCGCCGCCAAGATCCGTCACGGCCAGGGCCCGCTGCACTGA
- a CDS encoding hydrolase encodes MSSASPPSPLAGPEEPAGAARYRAPRWLPNSHAQTIFPALFGRRPAVAYRRERWDTPDGDFIDLDWLAHPAGAEPAPDAPLMVVFHGLEGNSDSRYALLLMAAARERGWHGVVPHFRSCSGELNRLPRFYHLADGAEVDWILRRLAAGRRGPVFAVGVSLGGNVLLHWLGERRGDRSIVTAAAAVSTPLDVHAGGRAISQGFSMVYTRSFLKTLKIKASAKLVQHPDLFDARRMLAARTMHEFDDIVTAPLHGFASADDYWTRATTRPLLRAIEIPTLLLNARNDPFLPASALPGPADVAPAVELDQPAHGGHVGFMTGPFPGHDDWMPLRVFRFISRFAPAAPTRHG; translated from the coding sequence ATGTCCTCCGCCTCCCCGCCCTCGCCGCTGGCCGGGCCCGAAGAGCCGGCCGGCGCGGCGCGCTACCGCGCGCCGCGCTGGCTGCCCAACAGCCACGCGCAGACCATCTTCCCGGCCCTGTTCGGGCGCCGGCCTGCCGTGGCCTATCGGCGCGAACGCTGGGACACGCCCGACGGCGACTTCATCGATCTCGACTGGCTGGCCCATCCGGCCGGCGCCGAACCGGCGCCCGACGCGCCGCTGATGGTGGTGTTCCACGGTCTCGAGGGCAACTCGGATTCGCGCTACGCGCTGCTGCTGATGGCCGCCGCGCGCGAGCGCGGCTGGCACGGCGTGGTGCCGCATTTCCGCAGCTGCAGCGGCGAGCTGAACCGGCTGCCGCGCTTCTATCACCTGGCCGACGGCGCCGAGGTGGACTGGATCCTGCGCCGGCTCGCCGCCGGCCGCCGCGGCCCGGTGTTCGCGGTCGGCGTCTCGCTCGGCGGCAACGTGCTGCTGCACTGGCTCGGCGAGCGGCGCGGCGATCGCTCGATCGTCACGGCGGCGGCGGCCGTGTCGACGCCGCTCGACGTCCATGCCGGCGGCCGCGCGATCTCGCAGGGCTTCTCCATGGTCTACACGCGCTCGTTCCTGAAGACCCTGAAGATCAAGGCCTCGGCCAAGCTGGTCCAGCATCCGGACCTGTTCGACGCGCGCCGGATGCTGGCCGCGCGCACCATGCACGAATTCGACGACATCGTCACCGCGCCGCTGCACGGCTTCGCGAGCGCCGACGACTACTGGACCCGCGCCACCACGCGCCCGCTGCTGCGCGCCATCGAGATCCCGACCCTGCTGCTCAACGCGCGCAACGACCCGTTCCTGCCCGCCTCGGCGCTGCCGGGGCCGGCCGACGTGGCGCCGGCCGTCGAACTGGACCAGCCCGCGCACGGCGGCCACGTCGGCTTCATGACCGGCCCGTTCCCCGGGCACGACGACTGGATGCCGCTGCGCGTGTTCCGTTTCATTTCCCGCTTCGCGCCTGCGGCGCCGACCCGACATGGATGA
- a CDS encoding DUF2946 family protein: MDEIVRQALAKWPNVPHCTGWLQLDRRGAWRMRDEAAQAAGAPGSPIRHAALIAFITRNYARDEAGQWFFQNGPQRVYVELAYTPWVVRLATGADGALTLTDQAGAPFEPAAAWLDDAGGVLFSDAGAPPRVAVLHDHDLDLFADHATLDEDGAGGRFHWRPGADLALGAIRRDDVPARFAFVASPAARAGGAGAAGTAGG, encoded by the coding sequence ATGGATGAAATCGTCCGCCAGGCCCTCGCCAAATGGCCGAACGTACCGCACTGCACCGGCTGGCTGCAGCTCGACCGGCGCGGCGCCTGGCGCATGCGCGACGAGGCCGCCCAGGCAGCCGGCGCGCCCGGCTCGCCGATCCGGCACGCCGCGCTGATCGCGTTCATCACGCGCAACTACGCGCGCGACGAGGCCGGCCAGTGGTTCTTCCAGAACGGGCCGCAGCGCGTCTACGTGGAGCTCGCCTACACGCCGTGGGTGGTGCGGCTCGCCACCGGCGCGGACGGCGCGCTGACGCTGACCGACCAGGCCGGCGCGCCGTTCGAGCCGGCGGCCGCCTGGCTCGACGACGCCGGCGGCGTGCTGTTCTCCGATGCGGGCGCGCCGCCGCGCGTGGCCGTGCTGCACGACCACGACCTCGACCTGTTCGCCGACCACGCCACGCTCGACGAGGACGGCGCGGGCGGCCGCTTCCACTGGCGGCCCGGTGCCGATCTCGCGCTCGGTGCGATCCGCCGCGACGACGTGCCGGCACGCTTCGCGTTCGTCGCCAGCCCGGCGGCGCGGGCGGGCGGCGCCGGCGCGGCGGGCACGGCCGGCGGCTGA
- a CDS encoding M48 family metalloprotease, with translation MRPKSLLAVSLSLALALPPGSRAQSSPTPPLPRVLDAISTAPEIPPEIAPGVFGTYGGEHARLAGTPGAAAPSLRGPLHNPQLPDLGDGSGGALTPQAERRLGERVMREIRRDPDYLDDWLARDYLNAVAAKLSAAAAAQFIGGDRPDFDLFPMRDAQINAFSLPGGFIGVNTGLVIVTRTESELASVLGHEMGHVLQRHIARMLGASEKTGYAALAAMLLGVLAGVLARSGDLGSAIAVGGQAYAVDNQLRFSRGAEREADRVGFQLLAGAGFDPYGMPGFFERLERASMGDAGVPEYARTHPLTIDRIADMEARARRAPYRQPRQSSEYGFVRARLRVLQLRAPSDIADEVRRMRGEIDDRLAPNVAANWYGIALGEMLLGRYPEADAALAAARGRFERFEADQGALPASSPSLDVLAADIARRAGRAADAVRLAAAAQQRWLASHAAIAMHLEALLAAKRFGQAQALAQEQAQADPRQPDWWRYLAQAAQGSGDAIMRRRALAEQLALGGAWPSAIRQLQEARDDKSVSFYEQSIITARLHDFEARYQEEQADRDERG, from the coding sequence ATGCGTCCGAAATCCCTGCTCGCCGTGTCGCTGTCGCTCGCCCTCGCGCTGCCGCCGGGCAGCCGCGCGCAGTCGTCGCCCACGCCGCCGCTGCCGCGCGTTCTCGACGCCATTTCCACGGCCCCCGAGATTCCGCCCGAGATCGCGCCGGGCGTGTTCGGCACCTACGGCGGCGAGCATGCCCGGCTCGCGGGCACGCCCGGCGCGGCGGCGCCGAGCCTGCGCGGGCCGCTGCACAACCCGCAGCTGCCCGACCTCGGCGACGGCTCGGGCGGCGCGCTGACGCCGCAGGCCGAGCGCCGTCTCGGCGAGCGCGTGATGCGCGAGATCCGGCGCGACCCCGACTATCTCGACGACTGGCTCGCGCGCGACTACCTCAACGCGGTCGCGGCGAAACTGTCGGCGGCGGCGGCCGCGCAGTTCATCGGCGGCGATCGTCCCGATTTCGACCTGTTCCCGATGCGCGATGCGCAGATCAACGCCTTCTCGCTGCCGGGCGGCTTCATCGGCGTGAACACCGGCCTCGTGATCGTGACGCGCACCGAGTCCGAGCTGGCCTCGGTGCTCGGCCACGAAATGGGCCACGTGCTGCAGCGGCACATCGCGCGCATGCTCGGCGCGAGCGAGAAGACGGGCTACGCGGCGCTCGCGGCGATGCTGCTCGGGGTGCTGGCCGGCGTGCTCGCGCGCAGCGGCGATCTGGGCAGCGCGATCGCGGTGGGCGGCCAGGCCTACGCGGTTGACAACCAGCTGCGCTTCTCGCGCGGCGCCGAGCGCGAGGCGGATCGCGTGGGCTTCCAACTGCTCGCGGGCGCCGGCTTCGATCCGTATGGCATGCCCGGCTTCTTCGAGCGCCTGGAGCGCGCGTCGATGGGCGACGCGGGCGTGCCCGAATACGCGCGCACCCATCCGCTCACCATCGACCGGATCGCCGACATGGAGGCACGCGCGCGCCGCGCGCCGTACCGCCAGCCGCGCCAGTCGAGCGAATACGGCTTCGTGCGCGCACGGCTGCGGGTGCTGCAGCTGCGCGCGCCGTCCGACATCGCCGACGAGGTGCGGCGCATGCGCGGCGAGATCGACGACCGGCTCGCGCCGAACGTGGCGGCCAACTGGTACGGCATCGCGCTCGGCGAGATGCTGCTCGGCCGCTATCCGGAGGCGGATGCGGCGCTCGCGGCCGCGCGCGGGCGTTTCGAACGGTTCGAGGCCGACCAGGGCGCGCTCCCCGCCAGCTCGCCGAGCCTCGACGTGCTGGCGGCCGACATCGCGCGCCGCGCCGGCCGCGCCGCCGACGCGGTGCGGCTCGCGGCGGCGGCGCAGCAGCGCTGGCTGGCCTCGCACGCGGCGATCGCGATGCATCTGGAGGCGCTGCTCGCGGCGAAGCGCTTCGGCCAGGCGCAGGCGCTCGCGCAGGAGCAGGCCCAGGCGGACCCGCGCCAGCCCGACTGGTGGCGCTATCTCGCGCAGGCGGCGCAGGGCAGCGGCGATGCGATCATGCGGCGCCGCGCGCTGGCCGAGCAGCTCGCGCTCGGCGGCGCGTGGCCGTCGGCGATCCGTCAGCTGCAGGAGGCGCGTGACGACAAGTCGGTCAGCTTCTACGAGCAGTCGATCATCACCGCGCGGCTGCACGACTTCGAGGCGCGCTACCAGGAGGAGCAGGCCGACCGGGACGAGCGCGGCTAG
- the moaC gene encoding cyclic pyranopterin monophosphate synthase MoaC, with protein sequence MSGLTHFDAAGHAHMVDVGDKQETRRVAVARGMIRMLPDTLALIRDGRAKKGDVIGVARIAAIQGAKRTADLIPLCHPLALTRVTVDFEFDEALPGVRCTAQVETLGRTGVEMEALTAVQVGLLTVYDMCKAVDRGMTITDVRVVEKKGGKSGEWKAEG encoded by the coding sequence ATGTCAGGACTGACTCACTTCGACGCGGCAGGCCACGCGCATATGGTGGACGTCGGCGACAAACAGGAAACGCGCCGCGTGGCCGTGGCACGCGGCATGATCCGGATGCTGCCCGACACGCTCGCGCTGATCCGCGACGGCCGCGCCAAGAAGGGCGACGTGATCGGCGTGGCGCGGATCGCGGCGATCCAGGGCGCGAAGCGCACGGCGGACCTGATCCCGCTCTGCCACCCGCTCGCGCTCACGCGCGTGACGGTCGATTTCGAGTTCGACGAGGCGCTGCCGGGCGTGCGGTGTACCGCGCAGGTCGAGACGCTGGGCCGGACCGGGGTGGAGATGGAGGCGCTGACGGCCGTGCAGGTCGGGCTGCTGACCGTCTACGACATGTGCAAGGCGGTGGATCGCGGGATGACCATCACCGACGTGCGGGTGGTGGAGAAGAAAGGCGGGAAGTCGGGGGAGTGGAAGGCGGAGGGCTGA
- a CDS encoding porin, which produces MKIAKTLVPAVLAVGAGIAHAQSSVTLYGTIDEGFEYASNLGGKSAYRLVSGNRQLGDRWGLKGSEDLGGGLHAVFQLENGFNLNNGALSQGGEMFGRQAFVGLASERLGTLTLGRQYDSVADYVAPLSAAGSWGGSLFSHPFDADNLDETFRINNAIKYASPEYAGLQFGGLYGFSNQAGGFTSNRAWSAGARYRLGSLVAAAAFLNVDGEDRNTSGAAVGTPYEAARQTVAAAGLGYAFGAATFGLVYTHTNLDGAPRTTFLRHVRFDNLEFNAKYDLTPAWYLAMMYLYTSSSIRIDGLKRDPSVRVTAPLNSPHYNELGVTVGYHLSRRTEIYLQGLYQHASGNQNASIGALEESSTGNQTVARVGIRTAF; this is translated from the coding sequence ATGAAAATAGCAAAAACACTCGTTCCTGCGGTGCTGGCCGTCGGTGCCGGCATCGCCCATGCACAGAGCAGCGTCACGCTGTACGGGACGATCGACGAAGGCTTCGAGTACGCCAGCAATCTGGGCGGGAAGTCGGCCTACCGGCTGGTGAGCGGCAACCGTCAGCTCGGCGACCGCTGGGGCCTGAAGGGCAGCGAGGACCTCGGCGGCGGCCTGCATGCCGTCTTCCAGCTCGAGAACGGCTTCAACCTCAATAACGGTGCGCTTTCGCAGGGCGGCGAGATGTTCGGTCGCCAGGCCTTCGTCGGCCTGGCCTCGGAGCGCCTCGGCACGCTGACGCTGGGCCGCCAGTACGATTCCGTGGCCGACTACGTCGCGCCGCTGAGCGCGGCCGGCAGCTGGGGCGGGTCGTTGTTCTCGCACCCGTTCGACGCCGACAATCTCGACGAGACGTTCCGCATCAACAACGCGATCAAGTACGCGAGCCCGGAATACGCGGGGCTGCAGTTCGGCGGCCTGTACGGCTTCAGCAACCAGGCCGGCGGCTTCACGTCGAACCGCGCCTGGAGCGCGGGCGCGCGCTACCGCCTCGGCTCGCTGGTGGCGGCGGCGGCGTTCCTGAATGTCGACGGCGAGGATCGGAACACCAGCGGCGCCGCGGTGGGGACGCCCTACGAGGCGGCCAGGCAGACCGTGGCGGCCGCGGGCCTCGGCTATGCGTTCGGGGCGGCGACCTTCGGTTTGGTCTACACGCATACGAACCTCGACGGCGCGCCGAGAACCACCTTCCTGCGTCACGTGCGATTCGACAACCTCGAGTTCAACGCGAAATACGACCTCACGCCGGCGTGGTATCTGGCGATGATGTACCTGTACACCAGCTCGTCGATTCGGATCGACGGCCTGAAGCGGGACCCGTCGGTTCGCGTCACGGCGCCGCTCAACAGCCCCCATTACAACGAGCTCGGGGTGACGGTGGGCTACCACCTGTCGCGGCGCACCGAGATCTATCTGCAGGGTCTCTATCAGCACGCCTCGGGCAATCAGAATGCGTCGATCGGCGCGCTCGAGGAGTCGTCCACGGGTAACCAGACCGTCGCCCGCGTGGGTATCCGTACCGCGTTCTGA
- a CDS encoding TonB family protein, protein MIRHAKRFALPLLAAQLAGCATFQSHDNTLSCSIPVAVYPSDARALDRPLTVLVRALINTAGEPENVTITTSSRNAAADRAAVAAMSRAHCTQHAAGSGRPAPFTLTQPFVFEPAGTPGK, encoded by the coding sequence ATGATTCGCCACGCAAAGCGTTTCGCCTTGCCGCTCCTGGCTGCGCAGCTTGCCGGCTGCGCGACCTTCCAGTCGCACGACAACACGCTGTCGTGCTCGATTCCGGTGGCCGTCTATCCGTCCGATGCGCGTGCGCTCGATCGTCCGCTGACGGTGCTCGTGCGCGCGCTGATCAACACCGCCGGCGAGCCCGAGAACGTGACGATCACCACCAGCAGCCGCAACGCGGCGGCGGACCGGGCCGCCGTGGCGGCGATGTCGCGCGCGCACTGCACGCAGCATGCCGCAGGCAGCGGCCGGCCCGCGCCGTTCACGCTGACGCAGCCGTTCGTGTTCGAGCCGGCCGGCACGCCGGGCAAATGA
- a CDS encoding PglL family O-oligosaccharyltransferase, which yields MPSSVLRSLALIALAVALILPYAVTNHTYPIPTFYSEFTAFGLYALLGVLVVLLARGERAVRPFAAPLAWGAPLAFGAVLVVQTLVLPLSQPSMNGLALGYLLASLVAMQSGYVLGRVLSVEAVARMMAGALIVGGVFAVGCQVVQLLHLESTFSPFVVSYGVLADRRPYGNMAQANHLATYIAFALASTLYLAQARRLPAWGWLPLSIVLSAGLAFTVSRGPWLQVAVMVAAGLWTALAAARRGQGRGAAWLYPLALAVVFVAVNVAVRWANLHYHLGLAESAAERMRDAGQIAPRLALWKYGLTMFREHPWLGVGWGEFPLHQFELVRALGGVEIANNSHDIFIDLLAKSGLLGLGALLVTLLLWFVRVLRVPHTGERLYGLALLGVLLMHALVEYPQQYTFFTLPAMFVIGLLETRALRALPGRLAYAVFAIVSVAALLALYPVLRDYQRAEVLYYGTNPAEQYRAAPAFLFGAWGEYGAATLMPISREGLPAKLAAHQRAIALLPGETVLRRYAVLQALDGRDGDALDTVARLRIFAEELHDWPAQLAALYKLVDAQPTLGAFKQALVARYGKDAAAPDDADDGDDSDD from the coding sequence ATGCCCTCATCCGTTCTGCGTTCTCTGGCGCTGATTGCGCTTGCCGTCGCCCTGATCCTGCCCTACGCGGTTACCAACCACACCTATCCGATCCCGACGTTCTATTCCGAATTCACCGCATTCGGCCTCTATGCGTTGCTCGGCGTGCTGGTGGTGCTGCTCGCGCGCGGCGAGCGCGCGGTGCGGCCGTTCGCGGCGCCGCTCGCCTGGGGCGCGCCGCTCGCGTTCGGCGCGGTACTGGTCGTGCAGACGCTGGTGCTGCCGCTGTCGCAGCCGTCCATGAACGGGCTCGCGCTCGGCTACCTGCTCGCCTCGCTGGTGGCGATGCAGTCGGGCTACGTGCTGGGTCGCGTGCTGTCGGTGGAGGCGGTCGCGCGGATGATGGCCGGCGCGCTGATCGTCGGCGGGGTGTTCGCGGTGGGCTGCCAGGTGGTGCAACTGCTCCATCTCGAATCCACGTTCTCGCCGTTCGTGGTCAGCTACGGCGTGCTCGCCGACCGCCGGCCATACGGCAACATGGCGCAGGCGAACCACCTGGCCACCTACATCGCGTTCGCGCTGGCGAGCACGCTCTATCTCGCGCAGGCGCGCCGGCTGCCTGCCTGGGGCTGGCTGCCGCTGTCGATCGTGCTGTCGGCCGGGCTCGCGTTCACGGTGTCGCGCGGGCCGTGGCTGCAGGTGGCGGTGATGGTGGCGGCGGGGCTCTGGACGGCGCTGGCCGCGGCGCGGCGCGGCCAGGGGCGCGGCGCGGCGTGGCTGTATCCGCTCGCGCTGGCGGTGGTGTTCGTCGCGGTGAACGTGGCGGTGCGCTGGGCCAATCTGCACTATCACCTCGGTCTCGCGGAATCGGCCGCCGAGCGCATGCGCGACGCCGGGCAGATCGCGCCGCGCCTCGCGCTCTGGAAGTACGGGCTGACGATGTTCCGTGAGCATCCGTGGCTCGGCGTGGGCTGGGGCGAATTCCCGCTGCATCAGTTCGAGCTGGTGCGCGCGCTCGGCGGCGTCGAGATCGCCAACAACTCGCACGACATCTTCATCGATCTGCTCGCGAAATCGGGCTTGCTAGGCCTTGGCGCGCTGCTCGTCACGCTGCTGCTGTGGTTCGTGCGCGTGCTGCGCGTGCCGCACACCGGCGAGCGGCTCTACGGTCTCGCGCTGCTGGGCGTGCTGCTGATGCATGCGCTCGTCGAGTACCCGCAGCAATACACGTTCTTCACGCTGCCCGCGATGTTCGTGATCGGCCTGCTCGAGACGCGCGCGCTGCGCGCACTGCCGGGGCGGCTCGCCTATGCGGTGTTCGCGATCGTGTCGGTGGCGGCGCTGCTCGCGCTGTATCCGGTGCTGCGCGACTATCAGCGCGCCGAGGTGCTCTATTACGGCACGAACCCGGCCGAGCAGTATCGCGCGGCGCCGGCGTTCCTGTTCGGCGCCTGGGGCGAATACGGCGCGGCGACCCTGATGCCGATCTCGCGCGAGGGCCTGCCGGCCAAGCTGGCCGCACACCAGCGCGCGATCGCGCTGCTGCCGGGCGAGACCGTGCTGCGCCGCTACGCGGTGCTCCAAGCGCTCGACGGGCGCGACGGCGACGCGCTCGACACGGTCGCGCGCCTGCGGATCTTCGCCGAGGAACTGCACGACTGGCCCGCGCAGCTTGCGGCGCTCTACAAGCTCGTCGACGCGCAGCCCACGCTGGGCGCCTTCAAGCAGGCGCTGGTGGCGCGCTACGGCAAGGACGCGGCCGCGCCGGACGACGCTGACGACGGCGACGATTCGGACGACTGA
- a CDS encoding pilin, translated as MFEALSLALFHLFSRRLRGMRMRAPAGPGRARLRAFTLIELMIVLAIVGVVAAYAIPAYQDYLARSRVGEGISLAASARLAVAENAASGAAFGSGYGSPPATRNVESITIDDDTGQIRIAYTTRVAPAGSNTLVLVPSAPDNAEAPTGRVALAKGSLQAGSITWECFAAGKTASSLPAPGAGPMPADAATLAGRLAPPECRT; from the coding sequence ATGTTCGAAGCCCTGTCCCTTGCTCTCTTTCACCTGTTCTCGCGGCGCCTTCGCGGCATGCGCATGCGCGCGCCGGCCGGCCCCGGCCGGGCACGGCTGCGCGCCTTCACGCTGATCGAGTTGATGATCGTGCTGGCCATCGTCGGCGTGGTCGCGGCCTACGCGATCCCCGCCTACCAAGACTACCTGGCCCGCAGCCGTGTCGGCGAGGGCATCTCGCTCGCCGCCTCTGCGCGGCTCGCGGTGGCGGAGAACGCGGCGAGCGGCGCCGCGTTCGGCAGCGGATACGGGTCGCCGCCCGCCACGCGCAACGTCGAATCGATCACGATCGACGACGACACCGGCCAGATCCGCATCGCCTACACCACGCGCGTCGCGCCGGCCGGCTCCAACACGCTGGTGCTGGTGCCGTCCGCGCCCGACAACGCCGAGGCGCCCACCGGCCGCGTCGCGCTCGCGAAGGGCAGCCTGCAGGCCGGCTCGATCACCTGGGAATGTTTCGCGGCGGGCAAGACGGCCTCGTCGCTGCCGGCACCGGGCGCCGGGCCGATGCCGGCCGACGCGGCGACGCTGGCGGGCCGGCTCGCGCCGCCGGAGTGCCGCACCTAG
- a CDS encoding TerC family protein yields MIEFLATLHWGAVLQIVVIDLLLGGDNAVVIALACRNLPDSQRLRGVIWGTVGAIVLRVVLITFAVLLLDIPFLKLAGGLLLLWIGAKLLVPDDAAHDGIQGADRLWAAVRTIIVADAVMSIDNVIAIAGAAERADPEHRLALVIFGLVVSIPVIVWGSTLVLKLLDRFPVIVMLGAALLGWIAGGLIIADPALDRWPQLDAPAAGYGASIAGAILVVVAGMAWKRRRRPAGAH; encoded by the coding sequence ATGATCGAATTTCTCGCCACGCTTCATTGGGGCGCCGTCCTGCAGATCGTCGTCATCGATCTGCTGCTCGGCGGCGACAACGCCGTCGTGATCGCACTGGCCTGCCGCAACCTGCCGGACTCGCAACGCCTGCGCGGCGTGATCTGGGGCACCGTGGGGGCGATCGTGCTGCGCGTGGTGTTGATCACGTTCGCGGTGCTGCTGCTCGATATCCCGTTCCTGAAGCTCGCGGGCGGCCTGCTGCTGCTCTGGATCGGCGCGAAGCTGCTGGTGCCCGACGACGCCGCGCACGACGGCATCCAGGGCGCGGACCGGCTGTGGGCCGCGGTGCGCACCATCATCGTGGCCGACGCGGTGATGAGCATCGACAACGTGATCGCGATCGCGGGCGCCGCCGAGCGCGCCGACCCGGAGCATCGGCTCGCGCTCGTGATCTTCGGCCTGGTGGTCAGCATCCCGGTGATCGTCTGGGGCAGCACGCTGGTATTGAAACTGCTCGACCGTTTCCCGGTGATCGTGATGCTCGGCGCGGCGCTGCTCGGCTGGATCGCGGGCGGGCTGATCATCGCCGACCCCGCGCTCGACCGCTGGCCGCAGCTCGACGCGCCCGCCGCCGGATATGGCGCGAGCATCGCCGGGGCGATCCTGGTGGTGGTGGCCGGCATGGCGTGGAAGCGGCGCCGCCGCCCGGCCGGCGCGCATTGA
- the sucD gene encoding succinate--CoA ligase subunit alpha produces MSILINKDTKVITQGITGKTGQFHTRACREYANGREAFVAGVNPKKAGEDFEGIPIYASVKEAKAETGATVSVIYVPPAGAAAAIWEAVEADLDLAICITEGIPVRDMIEVKDRMRREGRKTLLLGPNCPGTITPDELKIGIMPGHIHRKGRIGVVSRSGTLTYEAVAQLTALGLGQSSAVGIGGDPINGLKHIDVMKMFNDDPETDAVVMIGEIGGPDEATAAEWIKGNMKKPVVGFIAGVTAPPGKRMGHAGALISGGADTAEAKLEIMDACGIKVTRNPSEMGRLLKAAI; encoded by the coding sequence ATGTCGATTCTGATCAACAAAGACACCAAGGTCATCACGCAGGGCATCACCGGCAAGACGGGCCAGTTCCACACGCGCGCTTGCCGCGAATACGCGAACGGCCGCGAGGCATTCGTCGCGGGCGTGAACCCGAAGAAGGCCGGCGAGGATTTCGAAGGTATTCCGATCTACGCGAGCGTCAAGGAAGCGAAGGCCGAGACCGGTGCGACCGTGTCGGTCATCTACGTGCCGCCGGCAGGCGCGGCAGCGGCCATCTGGGAAGCCGTCGAGGCCGATCTCGATCTCGCGATCTGCATCACGGAAGGCATTCCGGTCCGCGACATGATCGAAGTGAAGGACCGCATGCGCCGCGAAGGCCGCAAGACGCTGCTGCTCGGGCCGAACTGCCCGGGCACGATCACGCCGGACGAGCTGAAGATCGGCATCATGCCGGGTCACATCCACCGCAAGGGCCGCATCGGCGTCGTGTCGCGTTCGGGCACGCTGACGTATGAAGCGGTCGCGCAGCTGACGGCGCTGGGCCTGGGCCAGTCGTCGGCGGTCGGTATCGGCGGCGATCCGATCAACGGCCTCAAGCACATCGACGTGATGAAGATGTTCAACGACGATCCGGAGACGGACGCGGTCGTGATGATCGGCGAAATCGGCGGCCCGGACGAAGCGACGGCGGCCGAGTGGATCAAGGGCAACATGAAGAAGCCGGTGGTCGGCTTCATCGCCGGTGTCACGGCGCCTCCGGGCAAGCGCATGGGCCACGCCGGCGCGCTGATCTCGGGCGGTGCGGATACGGCCGAGGCGAAGCTGGAAATCATGGACGCGTGCGGCATCAAGGTCACGCGCAATCCGTCCGAAATGGGCCGTCTGCTGAAGGCAGCGATCTGA